A region of the Mus caroli chromosome 7, CAROLI_EIJ_v1.1, whole genome shotgun sequence genome:
cccaaaactATATGATAATGAaagtgtttcttgtttgtttgtttgtttgagacagggtttctctgtatagccctcgctgtcctggaactcactttgtagaccaggctggcctcaaactcagaaatcctcctgcctctgcctcccaagtgctgggattaaaggtgtgcgccaccacgcccggcaaaagtTTTTCTTATAAACTCACTTTTCGAGAGACCAGTGAGAGATTCTTTTGCATTCTAGATTTCCCCCCAGAGCTCTGACTTgggaaattatattttcttttgcatttccaAGTGAATTGTGAAAAACTGGATTTGTATAATAGTAAGTATACATCCATGTGCACTacattaaatttgaaaattaggCCCTATTCATGATCATTACTTGGAAGTTAATTGTGATAACTTGCTCTTCCAGAACAAAAGCATGAAACCTACTGAAGCAATCTGCTAACCAGATGTAAACCTGGGTGATCTGGCCGTTCCAGAACCTTAGGAGAACTATTCATACTATAAAATCTTGCTTTACACATGAAATATTAGCCTTTGGATATTCATGGTATATTGTAGATTGAAACTTCAGATATATCAACAGGTGCACTTAAACTAACTCCATGGGAAGTAGCAAAAACGAACAAGGTAATTTCCACATTATAAATTAATTCACTGTACTATTATAGCTATATTCTTACCTCAGAAACTTTCGTATTAAAATTATACAGATCCTGCTGCATAACACTTTCCATTTATGTTCTGTTCAATAAACTAAGTTTTATATTACTAAAGATactagtgattaaaaaaaaaattcaagagccaggcagtggtggtgcacgcctttaatcccagcacttgggaggcagaggcaggcagatttctgagtttgaggccagcctggtctacagagtgagttacaggacagccagggctacacagagaaaccctgtctcgaaaaaccaaaaaagaaaaaaaaattcaaaagctgACACAAAGAAGAATGAACTCGAACATTTACTAACTACTGATTTATGCAAGGTTTTCAATTGTTTGAATCACTTTGTTGCTGTTCTTCACAAATTACTGACTGATACACAAGATCATTATTCATGTTTTCACTTTATTGAGTCTGACAAATGGCCAGAAAACAGATTCCTTTATGCTAAACTactattttactcttttttttccccctacagTTCAGAGAACTATTATTTGGGTCTTTTGGGGGATgggctgagacagggtttctctgtctagtcctggctgtcctggaacttgctctgtaaaccaggctggtctcaaactcagacattTTAATCCTTtggggattaaaagcatatgccaccaaCATCCAGTTATAATTTGggtctttactttaaaaatgccCCTTCTATCTggaaaagcacattttttttgtcttagtgGGGAGTTTAATTGGGTATTATTAAAATTCATGTTCTCCTTCACCTAACTTATTTATTCAACCCCATTCTTTTTAACTTGGACTATTCCATTCAGATAAAACAAAGCAGGTAGAATATACAGCATCGTAATACGATGCTATATTGTGTTGCCTTGTATCTTCCTCCAATTTAGTGCACAGGAAGGTTACTATGGAATAGAGGGATGGACCATGTCTGATCTAAAATACTGCATGATTAACAACTATTTCCCATCTAagaaggttgttttgttttgttgtttctctttgATGCTGGCCATGAAGCCCAGGGTCTTGCATACAATCAGAGGTTTAGGAAGAGGCTCAGTAAGAAAGTATAGAAGGTTCTATCATTTCAAATGAGAAGGTTACATTGTTTTCATCTTTGCTAGAAACTCCCTTAGAAAGTACACATGACACTTTGTAGAAAAAGTCCTAAACTGTGTTCCTGGATTGAGgtgcttttactttgttttgttttgttttgtttttcgagacaaggtttctttgtgtagccatggctgtcttggaactcactctgtagaccaggctggccttgaactcagaaatctgcctgcctctgcctcccaagtgctgggattaaaggcctgcaccaccaccgcctggctgaggCACTTTTACTAAACTCTTGCAGTGTGTACTAAAGAGACAGTCTCTAATGTAACAACCTTAGCATCAAGTTCAATACTTTATTTCTTCTGAATGGACACAATACTGTCTGAAACAGAAAGCAGGTGTTTTTCATAATTAATCCAAGTAACAGAGGTTAAGTGCAAATTAAATATCTCTTCATACTTACTCAGTTGTCCTTAACTGGATGACAATCTACATCTGGGTCAATTTTCAAATTGTCCTCTAGCTTTAGATTTTTGCTATCTTCCACTGACCATAGTATTTTTCTAACTACTTTACATATCTGTAATTAGAACAGTTAACAATATACACAATAATAGTTAAATTAAGTGAATAATTCAAATGATAAAGGCACTAAAACTGATGTGAGCTATCGGACAGTTGCCCTGTCGATGGAACTCTGCGTCACTGCCAttaactcctctctctctgcttaccTCGGCTTTTGGGGGTACATGTAGGAGAGTCTGGTTGTTAAAGGACTAAAAACAACTCGATTCACATACCGCTTATTTGAGTAAAATACCTGAATGCTATACATGCTTAACACAAGCACAAGTCACTCACGTTTACTGTACAGAGCCAGATTTCACTTCCTTTTCCAAGGTACTCTACGAATATCTGCTCCCCTACAAAGACTAACTAGAAAGACCTCATCCTTATCTTCTGGTAAATgatgttaaaatgttttaaacaattAATGAATGAAAGCTTCTaggttaatgaaaatgaaaacagaatttgTCTCATCAGAGAGAGTTTACACCCAACCAACCATCGGGAGCTCTGTGCTGCAGAGGTCTGGACCTCACCCTGGTGCAAAGCCTATTGTCCACTGGATTATTAGTTCACAGGCAACTCTCACCGAGAGTCTCTTCTACTTGACATGTAGTAAGAACCACAGACCCCCTCCAATGCCTGTTCCTCAAGCCCCCACCCCTTGGTTGCATCTTAGTCTGTTTTCATATTGGATTTGTTCATCTCTCCAAGGTTGAAGTTGAATTCTTTGAACACCTGTATGAGGACAATTCCCACGGAGACAGTTGTAAATCCACAGGCCATGCCCAAGAAGTCCACCAGGCCCACATTGCTCCACTCCCGGAAGAGGATGGCTGAAGCCAGTAGGACCAGCGTGGTAAACACAACGTAGTAGATGGCCCCAAATACAGAGGAGTCGAAGCACTCCAGGGCCTTGTTGATGTACCTGAATTGGACAATGATGCTgcagcccaggacagccaggagcacCAGGCACAGGCAGAGGGCTCTCTGACTGGATGGATTGTTGTGCAAAATGTCTTGGGCTGCCAGCCCAATGCCCTTGGTGGAAGGCACAGTGAAACTCCCCAGCAAGGAGCAGATGCTGATGTAGACCATGATGTTGGTGGGCCCGTGGGCTGGTGCAATCCAGAAgatcaacagcagcagcatgaGCAGCACGATGCACAGGTAGCCCACAAACACTGCAAGACAGATGGCACACAGTGACCAGGGAGGCCATCCCCCGAACACCATCCAGAGGTCAGAGCTGAACCAGGGCCCGATCCCTTTCCAGCCACCCCTTCAACCAGGGGGAGAGAGACCTAAGGGAGGACAGGTAACCAACCACTCAATAGCTCTAACTTAAGTTTATTAACACTCACTAAGTccattccacaaaaaaaaaaaaaaatcagacagttatgtagcttagtggtagagcacttgcccaacatactcaaggtcctgggtttgatcccaagcaTGGTAAAACAGAAAATGTGTAGCTCCAAGCTACTGCAGCCACAAGAGTAATGTTAGGCGAGAAGAACTGTTGCCTTCCCAGGAATGTCCATGCCTAGGAATCTTTGCCTTGAGTCCTTTACCATTAAAGACCTCATTATAATTCTGCCTCTGGTTGGATACAACCCTAACCAGGCTACAACTACCCAATGCCCCTCCAAATGGATGGAAACATgctctaatgaaaaaaaaatccatccccAGGACTCCCAGGACCAAGCCTGGAGTAGCTGAAGAAACTGTGACCATCTCCATTGACAGGAAGCCCCTTCATGGCTCCCAACAGAGATGTGAAATGCTGCCCTAAAGTGTCATAACTACTAATGTTTATATGACCTACTCCGTCGGTACcattaaaagcaacaacaaaaacaggtttACAAACCtgagatcaaacaaacaaacaaaatccaacaacaacaaaaaacaaagtggcagttggagagatggctaagaggttaagagcactgaccagtggcacttccagaggttctgagcttaacgcccagcaaccacatggtggctcacaaccatctgtaatggggtctgcatctgattccctcttctggtgggtctgaaggtAGCTACCCtgtattcatgtacataaaatacataaataaatgttttttttttaaacaacaaagcTAGTCACATGGtggactttattttttcttactgaCTGGACCTTGTTCTGTTATTCTGACTGGTCTGGCATACCTAAGTCCAAAGGATCCTCCCAACTCAGCCTTTTTAGTAGCCGAGACGGTGGGAAGAAGGCACCACTGCATCCAGCCACAAgatgaattttcttccttctgagtgaatttcaacaaatgtttatagaATACTTTCCACAGAGAGATGATACTAAAGGTGTAACAGGGCGTACGCTAAAGTAGATCATCTTAAACTGTGGCAGTGTTTAGGCCCAATTCAACctgttcagtggttctcaacctgtgggtctcagtCTCTTTGAAaggtcaaatgatcctttcacaggagtcacttagaccatcagaaagcacagatactgacattatgattcataacggtAACAGaattatagttatgaggtagcaatgaaaataattttaagattggGGTCACTACAATAcaaagaactatattaaaggggccagcatttggaaggttgagaaccactgacctacaGGATGCATACAATGGGTCTGGGTGTGGTACAAAGAGTACACACAACCATAAATTATCCTATATTCTTCACAACTTCTGAATGCTTCCTTGGACGTCTAGCTGAAATATCTGGTTATTTAGTTACAAATTATCAGAGCTAGAGGTTATATGGGTAGTTCTTGTACATatttcatacacattaaaattttcacaaatgCAACTTCCATGTAGGCTGCAGGATGGTTATTCTTTCTGATTGAGACTTCAAGAGTTATCATCCTCCATTTCAGAGAGGCTATACTGCTGATGGCAAGTGTTCATGCTGATAGCATAGGCTCAGAGTAAGTCATGAACATGCTATCTCATGTCAGTTTCTATCTATGTCAACCGAATATTAACAGCATTCACACCTTTTGTGTGGTCTGCCAACTTTTCCAATAGTTCTATTTTAGTATTTACATTAAAGGTAGAATCCTGCTATGGCTTCTTTATACAGTTCACCATTATATTGACTGCTCTGAAATTCCTGGTGCAAGTTGATTTCATAGGTTGTCCTTCACAGATCTGGAAACCAGTGGTTATGCCAATCAGTCCTGTAGACATGCACAGCAACAAGTATGCACATGCAAACAAGCAAGCCAGTAGGAGGAGCTCAGGCCCTCGAGAGAGCTAGCCCTGTACCGGAGGCAGCCTTGGGAAGAGTCAACGGAGGGACAGTTAAAAGCTGACTGAGAGCTTCACCTACAAACTTGCCAACTGGCAATGGAGGGCAGAAAGAGTGGTATATGTAAGCACAATATACTAGCTCCCTATGGGCCAGGTTTGGAAGATAAGGGTGTAAAACCAGAAGCAGCCTGAGTACAGGCATAGGATCAGCAGCACAGTATGAATGTGGATCTGTCTGGGCTGGCACGCATGGAAAGATGGATACAAAGAACCTTGATGCCAGAAGGGACAAAATCAGATGACATTTCAGAAGGGTCTGTAAAATCAAAAAGGCTGGCATGATAGGAACTGGAAGTAAAGGGTAGTGGAGACTGGCCTCATCCAAGGCTGCCATGAGACAACTGAGGCATCCTGGCTAATTAGATAAAGAAGGGACAAGAACGCCAGCCATTGGGGTTGGAGGGAGGCTTAGACAGCAGCCTCAGGAGCTATATGTGAGAATGAAGCGTTCACAAGCAGGaaatcctctttccttttctgtctcagcCCGAGATTCTCATTTCTCAGATGCCCCCAGATGTGTGACTTTCCGATCTGTGTATCAAGCACATTTCCATCATGGTCCTCTTTAAAGGAGCCAGTTTATGCCTTTTCTCTTCAGTAACTCAACCTCATGAAACTTACATCATGGACACCCTGTCTATCTAGTCAGATTTGGTCTCTAAATCTGCCCTTCATAAGGTAAAACAGTGTATGtgttcccccacccccgcagcataagcttctgctttctgaagtGATGCTGCCAGCACTGAGAAATGTGGACATCGAAGCACTAAGTATCGCCTTCACTTCCTGCGGGGCCATGCACCTTAGCCATGGTCCCGACATTCTAACACTGACATACACACCCCAGTCCCACCATGCTCCCTCTAAATACCTTTACAAACATTTTCTCTGACCTTCCGTCTTTGAAATGTTAGACGTTGtatattggggggaggggtggaaagaTAATTAAGTGGTGGTTTAAATTTCCTCTAGGGCAAAAATTACTTGTGCCGTTTGTACCTTTAgatgagagggggagggagggataaagggagggagggggagagagagagagagagagagagagagagagagagagagagagagagagagagaacaagagctGTGCCATGCATATACTGGCAGCACTGAGTGGATTCTGTAGGTTAAAGAAAAGCACCAACAGTTGAGAGGGTAAAGTGGAGTATGGATGGGGCTGGAAGAAAAGGAATGTGTGCACTATTTGCATGCCTGGTggctgaggaggtcagaagagggcatcagatcctctaaaactggagttacatgcgATTGTGAACTACCATATGGATGCCACAAATCAAAACTCACtgctctagaagagcaacaagtgctcttaacctctgagccatctctctagcccatcaAATTACATTGTGTACATAtattatgaaattctcaacaaatgaatatatttaaagacaTCATAAAATCATCATCACCAACAAAACAAAGTTGGACGTGGTGTCATATGCCTGTAATGTGAACAGTTAACAGGTTGAGGGAGGGGGACCATAACAAGTTTGGGGCTAACCTATGCTACATAGCAAGCACCAGGCCAGCCAAGCTATATTTTGTGACCCTGAGTAAGAAAAAGAAGCACAACAGGAGGAGGTAGAAgggaaagaataataataattattattatcataatcATCATAAGAAAGTTgtcagtgaaggagctagagaaaagacccaaggagttgaaggggtttgctgcctcataggaggaacaacaatatgaacaaaccagtaccccccagagctcccagggactaaaccaccaaccaaagagtacacatggtgggactcatgggtccagctgcctatgtagcagaggatggcctagtcagtcatcaatgggaggagaggtccttggtcctgtgaaggctcaatgccccagcgcaggggaatgccagggccaagaagtgggagtgggtgggttggggagcaggggtagggggtaggggataggggataggggatttttggaggggataccaggaaaggggataacatttaaaatgtaaataaagaaaatatctaataaaaaaagtcagaatcatgtgattttatattttacatgttcTTAATATTTCCAAGTTAATTATAcataaggctggagagagagatcagCAGTTCAAAGCTCAtactgcctttgcagaggacccaagtttgtcCCAGTACCCAAAtggagcagctcacaactgagtGAAGCTGCAGTTCCAGGACGGTGTGACACCTCtcgcctccaagggcacctgtactcatgtgtacaGAGGCAtagcaaagataaaaataatatagcATAGTTATACATATATAAGTTACAAATGGATAAATAAGTGGGAACATTCACACCCATCACAAGTAAGGGGTCTGGGAATACGGCTCAGAGGGGCAAGGCTGACTTAGCCTGCATAGGCCGAAGTTCCATTCCTGGCTTGGGGAAAGATAACTTATAGATGTGCTCCTCTGGAAATCGTATGAACCTTTCAGGGCACCCTTGCCTAGTTCACAGAGTTGTCAACTTTTTAACACCTTTGTCTTTATTCTCATACTCAGAAAATACAAACTTTATGAGaataaggaaatattaaaatgtgaaatgtttgcagagatgatggtttgaatgaaaatgaccccccccccacacaggTTTGTATATTTTAATACTACCAGTTGGTAGAATTATCTGGGAAGGGTTAAAAGgagtggcctcgttggaggagctgtgtcactTGCTGGCacgctttgaggtttcaaataaGTTATGCGAGCCCCATTGCTGTCTCTCAGCCTCCTGCCGGTGGAGGATCAAGCccgtgagctctcagctgttctggtCAACATTCCTTTGCTCCATCATCACAGACTCTTAACCACAAGCTcgctctgaaaccatgagcccaagtaaatgttttgttTCGTAAGCTATCATgcccatggtgttttgttgcagcaacagaaaagtaactaagccAACAGGCATAAAATACCAAAGGGAAATGACGTCTTAACTAGCTTCAATATGAGGTCTCCAGGTAATCAAACCAAACTTAAGAGTACCTCTGAAAGTTGGGTTTGGCATGTCCTCATAGCCAGCTGATGTACACACAGAAATGGACAGCCAACCATGGTCTGTGGTCAAAAATCAGAGTAGACATTGTACTCCTGCCCCGCTGGAAATCATCAGGACAGAGTGGTAGTATGAGCTGTCTGGCTTCCTCAGGAAACACACTGAGCCACCCGCTCTGCTAAGAACGAGTTACCTGGATTGGTCAGCTTCTCCTCCAACTCGGCCTGCGTGGTCACGCTCTCAGACTTCGGGGAATGGATGATCAGCACGACAGAACCTGCGCAGCTTAGCAGACAGCCCAACTTGCCCAAGATGTTGAGCTTTTCCTTTAGAAGGTAAGAAGCTAAAATGGACCTtcaattaaggaaaagaaatcgTTACACTTTAAGTCAAACTTGTTCTTACTAGTTGAAGATACTTTATCTAGAAGATTCATACGTTTTTAATaggtgtattttattttcattgcttttttaaaaaatgtttttatttgtattttagcactgggaatcaaatccagggccctgcgtatgctttaccactgagcacCATGTACACCCTGCCCAGCATTCACtctttacaaagagaaaaatgaaccattagatatttattaaaggtttttttttcagcacaattgggtttttatatcattttcatgCATAACCAATATGTAGATTGTAACATCGTAACTCATATCACTGAGTAGTTTTAattatcatatacatataaaatatatgagaaGAGGAAATTTTATTATTGACCAAAAAAATTTCttctttacttaaaaacaaaacaaataacacacacacacacacacacaaaataaataaataaataaataaattcagaaatgcTAACAGCAACTGAAGTAATGGAAGAAGGAATACAGATGGTTACTTCTCACTAACATTCAAAACTTAAAAGATCTGGCACTATTTCTTCAAATACAGGTAATGTGTAGGTATCAGTGTGTTCATCTCTTTTCCCTTTACAACATCAGCATCCAACCTGAATGGGGAAAAATGGGCTTCCACTAGGTCATTCCTATTGTGCTGTTATTAATACCGAAGATATTCAGAGGACGTGACCATCCAAGAACAGGATGCAATGGGTTCATGGTTATACTGGATTATTTACTTTGACCAATAGTCCCCAGACAGGATCCACACAGAAGCTAAGGCTACAAGCTAATGAAGAAGCAAGAGAAATGTCCCTTATTCTTGCTGAAATGAACTGACAATAGACAGTTGACAGGGGAATAAAAAAGTACCCAAAATCATCTAGTGTGTattatcatttgtattttttagGGAAACAAAGTTAAACGAGACAGAacgtcactgtgtagccctagctggcctctGCTTTAGTCTCCCATGAGCCACTACACTCAGGCAGTTCACATCATAAATGTCTTGTCAATGGCTGGGCATTAACACAGTTTCCAGCCTGCGATGTTACTGGGAAAGTGAGTCATcggaaaaggaaggcagaggtcTAAAGCGAGGCTTTGAAGAGGGAACTGGAACCAACAGAAGGGCGGAAGGGAGGGCTGCCTTGGGAAATCCGAGCGAACGGCAAGCAGAAAGCGGCCACGAGAGGGCAGCAGTGGGTAGAGAAAGAACCAAGTCCATGAAgggtcataatgaaacccatcacTCTGGgtcccaactaaaaaaaaaataattaaaaatacttacaaacaaaaccagaaaaaaataaataaaattaagactaTATGGTTAGAACTTAAACGTTGCCTTCCCaggggagtgagagagaggtAGGTGGCTGCAGGAGAAGACTGAAGAAGTGGATGGGCAGGGCTCCTCTCAGCCCTGGGAGGAGGTAGCTTTGAGTCACAGTAACTGAGGAACAAAAAAACTTGTCTTTTGCAGAGAATCAGTTGATGTTTTCAGATGCCCTTAACAGGTGCCTGGGTAAGGTGAGGATGCTCGACTCTAGACTCTCTCTCGGTCAGTGGCTCTCCTTTCCTAGTTATCCAATACTGGGAGGGGGGTTGTTAGTAACTGTAAATTAAGATTACATTTACTTTGGAAGAAATATACTAAGCCATATAAGTGAACTGAGAAATCCTTAACTTGTACTTTGGTAAATAAAGAGAATGGAAGATGACTAGACAGACCAGGCGTAAGAAGGCACAGGTTAGCGACCAGAGTTGGAAGGCTCACCCTGTTAACACACCACACTTGAGGCTATCATTTTCTGAATACCTGCACATAGTTCCCACCTCCTGTCTTATACTACTTTGTGCGAAGTCAACACAGTATACTATACTGTACCTACAGTTTCGCCCTAAAGGAGGCCTAGTCATCCAGTTTGGAAAGTAAACTGCATTGCTGAGATAATATAATAAGAAAACCATGGCAAAACATGCCTGTATCTTAAATCAGGGCTGGGATGGTTTGAATGGCGCCCATAGGCTCATATTTCGGACTACTTgatccctagttggtggaactgttcgGAAAGGGATTAAggggtgtgaccttgctggaggaagcgtGAAGCTGgtggagggctttgaggtttcaaaaggctgGAACCATTTCCAGTGCTGTCTCTGCCCCCTGTTTATGGATCAACAAATGAGCTCTGCAGCTATCCCTTTGCTCTGCCATTGTGGGTtctcactctctgaaactgtaagccaaagtgaacactttttgctttttaagttgccttgatcagggtgctttgtcacagcaatagaaaagtaataaagGTAGGGGTCTATGTTGCTGCCCAAAGAATCAGGAACAAAAGGGGGAGGGTCACAGAACAAAAAACAGAGAGCTAGGTTCACCTGGGACAGCCGTCAGACTGTGCCATGGTTGAAAGGGCCTGCcataaacaaaagcagaaagataATGAGCCTGAGTCACAAGGCCAGATCACCTCCCACCGCACTGCAAAAGACCAGAATGTAATAGCCACACGTAAAAGTGGGTTATTGATGACTTGTAAGAGTCTTATATACGGAAGTACAAACTCCTTATCATACACATcatttgagacatttttttttcctattgtgaATGTTCTTTTCTTGATGGCAATTTCTGGAACAtagtgtttaaaatgtttattcacgtgttgtgtatgtgtgtgtgcacgaaaATTCTATAGTACACATtatgtcagaggtcagaggacaacttaggggAGTTTGTTTACTTAATGTGGACTCTAGGAGTGAACGTAGGTCATCCACCAGGTCTGGCAGCAAACCTGGTGGCAGTAAAGGTATCTTTACCTGCCGAGTCTTTGCACTAGATCactacttattttaaatttattctttttatcagTTTCATACAAGATACAATGCACCTTGATTAGGTCTACCCCAACTCCATCCTGCCACTCACCTTGACCTCCCAGTCAAGTCTCCCTCCAACCTTCATTTCTCTGCAGAATAGACATTTTAAGTTTGgtatatagtttatttttttcttcatgtgatTCTGGTATCATACTTAAATAACCCATTCCCTGATTAAAAATTATAGTGACTTAaactgttgtgtttttttttttttctaggagtcTGCCAGTTTTAGCTCTTGGACAGATTTTGAGTTCCTTTTTGTGTGGTGAGATAGAAGCAACAACTTTGAATATTTGCCTGCCAATGTCAGCCTGTTTGTTGGCACCATTtggtttctttctccattctggCAATGCTGGGATCAAGCTTAGGACCTTGCATGTGCTCAGAACAATGCTGAGTAGACATGGCAAAAGCGGACACACATGAGCTACCACCCCAGCCCTTCAGCACATTTTTTAGAAAGCCTAGTCTTTCTTATAGAGTTAGTTCAGTATTTCTGGTGAGAAATAAGTAAGATTGTCAGTGTATCTCTGAAATCCCAATCCTATTTTTATCAATTTGTATACCTGGCCATAATCCAGGTTTTGATTTCcatagtgtttattttattttattttattttattttagatgagGGCTCACTATGAAATCCAGTCTCATCTCAATCTTGAAG
Encoded here:
- the Nipa1 gene encoding magnesium transporter NIPA1, producing MGTAAAAAAAGEGARGPSPAAVSLGLGVAVVSSLVNGSTFVLQKKGIVRAKRRGTSYLTDIVWWAGTIAMAVGQIGNFLAYTAVPTVLVTPLGALGVPFGSILASYLLKEKLNILGKLGCLLSCAGSVVLIIHSPKSESVTTQAELEEKLTNPVFVGYLCIVLLMLLLLIFWIAPAHGPTNIMVYISICSLLGSFTVPSTKGIGLAAQDILHNNPSSQRALCLCLVLLAVLGCSIIVQFRYINKALECFDSSVFGAIYYVVFTTLVLLASAILFREWSNVGLVDFLGMACGFTTVSVGIVLIQVFKEFNFNLGEMNKSNMKTD